A genomic stretch from Zeimonas sediminis includes:
- the pstS gene encoding phosphate ABC transporter substrate-binding protein PstS codes for MKTKITILAGGLFAAVLSAQAADITGAGATFPAPIYAKWAEAYKAATGNAMNYQAIGSGGGVKQINSKTVDFGASDDPMKGADLEKNGLVQFPAIIGGVVPVMNLEGVQPGQLKLSGKVLGDLYRGAITKWNDPAIAALNPGVKLPSTAVTLVYRSDSSGTTAVFTGYLAEVSAEFKDKVGAGKTVNWPSGIGGKGNAGVAASVTKIKGALGYVEYAYAKQNKMTHAALVNRDGKTVQPDEKTFAAAAANADWNSAPGFGVSLNNQAGADAWPITSASFILMHKKADKPERSAEALKFFKWSLENGQKLASELDYVALPANVVKQIEASWSQIRDASGKPVLGD; via the coding sequence ATGAAGACGAAGATCACCATCCTGGCCGGCGGCCTGTTCGCCGCGGTCCTGTCGGCCCAGGCGGCCGACATCACCGGCGCCGGCGCGACCTTCCCGGCCCCGATCTACGCGAAGTGGGCCGAGGCCTACAAGGCGGCCACCGGCAACGCGATGAACTACCAGGCGATCGGCTCGGGCGGCGGCGTCAAGCAGATCAACTCCAAGACCGTCGACTTCGGCGCCTCCGACGACCCGATGAAGGGCGCGGACCTCGAGAAGAACGGCCTGGTCCAGTTCCCGGCGATCATCGGCGGCGTGGTGCCGGTGATGAACCTCGAGGGCGTGCAGCCGGGCCAGCTCAAGCTCAGCGGCAAGGTCCTGGGCGACCTGTACCGCGGCGCGATCACCAAGTGGAACGACCCGGCGATCGCCGCGCTGAATCCCGGCGTGAAGCTGCCGTCGACCGCGGTCACGCTGGTCTACCGCTCGGATTCGTCGGGCACCACTGCGGTGTTCACCGGCTACCTGGCCGAGGTGTCGGCCGAGTTCAAGGACAAGGTCGGCGCCGGCAAGACGGTCAACTGGCCCTCCGGCATCGGCGGCAAGGGCAACGCCGGCGTGGCCGCCAGCGTGACCAAGATCAAGGGCGCGCTCGGCTACGTCGAATACGCGTACGCCAAGCAGAACAAGATGACTCACGCCGCGCTGGTCAATCGCGACGGCAAGACGGTCCAGCCCGACGAGAAGACCTTCGCGGCCGCGGCGGCGAACGCCGACTGGAACTCGGCGCCCGGCTTCGGCGTGAGCCTGAACAACCAGGCCGGCGCCGACGCCTGGCCGATCACCTCGGCCTCGTTCATCCTGATGCACAAGAAGGCCGACAAGCCGGAGCGCTCGGCCGAGGCGCTGAAGTTCTTCAAGTGGTCGCTCGAGAACGGCCAGAAGCTGGCGAGCGAGCTCGACTACGTGGCGCTGCCGGCCAACGTGGTGAAGCAGATCGAGGCGTCGTGGTCCCAGATCCGCGACGCGTCGGGCAAGCCGGTGCTGGGCGACTGA
- the galE gene encoding UDP-glucose 4-epimerase GalE: MAGETAGRILVTGGAGYIGSHTVVELMQAGREVVVLDDLSNANPESLKRVERIVGRPVPLVVGDVRDEALLRRLLERERFDAAIHFAGLKAVGESVAQPLRYYDVNVGGTTTLLRCLGEAGVTRFVFSSSATVYGDPDKVPIEEGARTGPTNPYGRSKWMVEQVLNDLAASDPRWAIGILRYFNPVGAHESGLIGEDPRGVPNNLMPFVSQVAVGRLPQLSVFGGDWPTPDGTGVRDYIHVVDLARGHLAAVDRVKTQAGAFTVNLGTGTGYSVLDMVRAFEKASGRPVPYRIVDRRPGDIAACYADPALAERLLGWRAELGLERMCADAWRWQSGNPAGYPAGG; the protein is encoded by the coding sequence ATGGCAGGCGAAACGGCGGGCAGGATCCTGGTGACCGGCGGGGCCGGCTACATCGGCTCGCACACGGTGGTCGAGCTGATGCAGGCCGGCCGCGAGGTCGTCGTGCTGGACGACCTGTCGAACGCGAACCCGGAGTCGCTGAAGCGGGTCGAGCGCATCGTCGGCAGGCCGGTGCCGCTGGTCGTGGGCGACGTCCGCGACGAGGCGCTGCTGCGCCGGCTGCTCGAGCGCGAGCGCTTCGACGCGGCGATCCACTTCGCCGGCCTGAAGGCGGTCGGGGAATCGGTGGCGCAGCCGCTGCGCTACTACGACGTGAACGTGGGCGGCACGACCACGCTGCTGCGCTGCCTCGGCGAGGCCGGCGTGACCCGCTTCGTGTTCAGCTCATCCGCCACCGTGTACGGCGACCCCGACAAGGTGCCCATCGAAGAAGGCGCGCGCACCGGGCCGACCAACCCGTACGGCCGCAGCAAGTGGATGGTCGAGCAGGTGCTGAACGACCTGGCCGCTTCGGACCCTCGCTGGGCGATCGGAATCCTGCGCTACTTCAACCCGGTGGGCGCGCACGAGAGCGGCCTGATCGGCGAGGACCCGCGCGGCGTCCCGAACAACCTGATGCCCTTCGTGAGCCAGGTGGCGGTCGGCAGGCTGCCGCAGCTGTCGGTGTTCGGCGGCGACTGGCCCACGCCCGACGGCACCGGCGTGCGCGACTACATCCACGTCGTCGACCTGGCGCGCGGCCATCTCGCGGCGGTCGACCGGGTGAAGACGCAAGCAGGCGCGTTCACGGTGAACCTGGGCACCGGCACCGGCTACTCGGTGCTGGACATGGTCCGAGCCTTCGAGAAGGCGAGCGGGCGGCCGGTGCCCTATCGGATCGTCGATCGCCGGCCCGGCGACATCGCCGCCTGCTACGCGGATCCGGCGTTGGCCGAACGGCTGCTGGGCTGGCGCGCCGAGCTGGGGCTGGAGCGGATGTGCGCCGACGCCTGGCGCTGGCAGAGCGGGAATCCGGCGGGGTATCCGGCGGGCGGCTGA
- the phoB gene encoding phosphate regulon transcriptional regulator PhoB, whose amino-acid sequence MSARILIVEDEPAIRELLGVNLRHAGHLPTGVESAEAAQAHLDVMIPDLIILDWMLPGQSGIDYAKRLRADPRTREIPILMLTARAQEGDKLQGFDVGADDYVTKPFSPRELLARVRALLRRAAPETAEDPVEVAGIRLEPATLRVFAGDTPVSLSPTEFRLLHFFMKHPDRVLSRSRLLDNVWGDHVYIEERTVDVHIRRLRLALQPTGHDRLIETVRGGGYRFLPA is encoded by the coding sequence GTGTCCGCACGCATACTGATCGTCGAAGACGAGCCCGCCATCCGCGAACTGCTCGGCGTGAACCTGCGCCACGCCGGGCACCTGCCCACCGGCGTCGAGAGCGCGGAGGCCGCGCAGGCGCATCTCGACGTCATGATCCCCGACCTGATCATCCTCGACTGGATGCTGCCCGGACAGTCGGGCATCGACTACGCGAAGAGGCTGCGCGCCGACCCGCGCACCCGCGAGATCCCGATCCTGATGCTGACCGCGCGCGCCCAGGAAGGCGACAAGCTGCAGGGCTTCGACGTGGGCGCCGACGACTACGTGACCAAGCCGTTCTCCCCGCGCGAACTGCTGGCCCGGGTGCGCGCGCTGCTGCGGCGGGCCGCGCCGGAAACCGCCGAGGACCCGGTCGAGGTGGCCGGCATCCGGCTCGAGCCGGCGACGCTGCGGGTGTTCGCCGGCGACACGCCGGTCAGCCTGAGCCCGACCGAGTTCCGGCTGCTGCACTTCTTCATGAAGCACCCCGACCGGGTGCTGTCGCGCTCGCGCCTTCTCGACAATGTCTGGGGCGACCACGTGTATATTGAGGAGCGAACGGTCGATGTCCACATCCGCCGCCTGAGGCTGGCGCTGCAGCCCACCGGCCACGACAGGCTGATCGAAACCGTTCGCGGCGGAGGCTACCGCTTCCTGCCGGCCTGA
- the pstA gene encoding phosphate ABC transporter permease PstA: protein MSRGIYRRRKLVNWLGLAFSYVSMAAGLIGLFWILWTLFYNGLSAFSADFFLASTPAPGSEGGGMANAIVGSLMMVGFATLVSTPIGILAGIYLAEFGAKSRFAAVTRFVTDIMLSAPSIVIGLFVYAIAVATVKQFSGWAGSLALSLIAIPVVVRTTENMLKLVPGSLREAAFALGAPRWKVSLAVTLRAVRGGVITGVLLAVARIIGETAPLLFTALNNQFFSTDMSKPMANLPVVIYNFAMSPYEDWQHLAWGAAALIALIVLGINISARVLFRSKVQA, encoded by the coding sequence ATGAGCCGCGGAATCTACCGGCGCCGGAAGCTGGTCAACTGGCTGGGCCTCGCCTTCTCCTACGTGTCGATGGCGGCGGGCCTGATCGGCCTGTTCTGGATCCTCTGGACGCTGTTCTACAACGGGCTGAGCGCGTTCAGCGCCGATTTCTTCCTGGCCTCGACGCCGGCGCCGGGCAGCGAGGGCGGCGGCATGGCCAACGCGATCGTCGGCAGCCTGATGATGGTCGGCTTCGCGACGCTGGTCTCCACGCCGATCGGCATCCTGGCGGGCATCTACCTGGCCGAGTTCGGCGCGAAGTCGCGCTTCGCCGCAGTCACCCGCTTCGTGACCGACATCATGCTGTCGGCGCCGTCGATCGTGATCGGCCTGTTCGTGTATGCGATCGCGGTCGCGACGGTGAAGCAGTTCTCCGGCTGGGCCGGCTCGCTGGCGCTGAGCCTGATCGCGATCCCGGTGGTGGTGCGAACCACCGAGAACATGCTGAAGCTGGTGCCGGGCAGCCTGCGCGAGGCGGCCTTCGCGCTGGGCGCGCCGCGCTGGAAGGTCAGCCTGGCGGTCACGCTGCGCGCGGTGCGCGGCGGCGTGATCACCGGCGTGCTGCTGGCGGTCGCGCGGATCATCGGCGAGACCGCGCCGCTGCTGTTCACCGCGCTGAACAACCAGTTCTTCAGCACCGACATGAGCAAGCCGATGGCCAACCTGCCGGTGGTCATCTACAACTTCGCGATGAGCCCCTACGAGGACTGGCAGCACCTGGCCTGGGGCGCCGCCGCGCTGATCGCGCTGATCGTGCTCGGCATCAACATCTCGGCCCGAGTGCTGTTCCGCAGCAAGGTCCAGGCCTGA
- the pstC gene encoding phosphate ABC transporter permease subunit PstC, whose protein sequence is MGTTASTTPAELRPAPAGEADAAEVALARRVRRFAAQDSLFGWVTFTFAALVLLALLGILASLVVEAWPALREFGFGFLWGTTWSPTDDVYGAVIGIYGTLVTSAIALLFAVPISFGIAVFLTETCPRSLRRPLGTAIELLAGIPSIIYGFWGLFVLAPILQEYIQPLLGATGLPIFSGPPLGIGIFTAGMVLALMVIPFTASVMRDVFETVPPVLKESAYGLGCTTWEVIRNIVLPYTRVGVIGGIMLGLGRALGETMAVTFVIGNANRLASSLFAPGNSIASTLANEFAEADPVLHIPALFALGLLLFVITVIVLIGAKWLTDRSAARAGS, encoded by the coding sequence ATGGGGACCACGGCAAGCACCACCCCGGCCGAGCTTCGGCCGGCACCCGCCGGCGAGGCCGATGCCGCCGAGGTGGCGCTGGCCAGGCGCGTGCGCCGTTTCGCCGCCCAGGACAGCCTGTTCGGCTGGGTCACCTTCACCTTCGCCGCGCTGGTGCTGCTGGCTCTGCTCGGCATCCTGGCATCGCTCGTCGTCGAGGCCTGGCCGGCCCTCCGGGAGTTCGGCTTCGGGTTCCTGTGGGGAACCACCTGGAGCCCGACCGACGACGTCTACGGCGCGGTCATCGGCATCTACGGCACGCTGGTCACCTCGGCGATCGCGCTGCTGTTCGCGGTGCCGATCAGCTTCGGCATCGCGGTCTTCCTGACCGAGACCTGTCCGCGTTCGCTGCGCCGGCCCCTGGGCACGGCGATCGAGCTGCTGGCGGGCATTCCGTCGATCATCTACGGCTTCTGGGGCCTGTTCGTGCTGGCCCCGATCCTGCAGGAATACATCCAGCCGCTGCTCGGCGCGACCGGCCTGCCGATCTTTTCCGGCCCGCCGCTGGGCATCGGCATCTTCACCGCCGGCATGGTGCTGGCGCTGATGGTGATCCCCTTCACCGCGTCGGTGATGCGCGACGTGTTCGAGACCGTCCCGCCGGTGCTGAAGGAGTCCGCCTACGGCCTGGGCTGCACCACCTGGGAGGTGATCCGCAACATCGTGCTGCCCTACACGCGGGTCGGCGTGATCGGCGGGATCATGCTCGGCCTGGGCCGGGCGCTCGGCGAGACGATGGCGGTCACCTTCGTGATCGGCAACGCGAACCGCCTCGCCTCCAGCCTGTTCGCGCCGGGCAATTCGATCGCGTCGACGCTGGCCAACGAGTTCGCCGAGGCCGACCCGGTCCTGCACATCCCGGCGCTGTTCGCGCTCGGCCTGCTTCTGTTCGTCATCACCGTGATCGTGCTGATCGGGGCCAAGTGGCTGACCGACCGCAGCGCGGCCCGGGCCGGCAGCTGA
- a CDS encoding NAD(P)/FAD-dependent oxidoreductase yields the protein MLRITELRLPLDHAPDALRPAIAARLGIDEVDLLGFTVFRRNYDARRKTAIVLIYTIDCEVAGEAAVLARLADDRHVRPAPDTRYRLVAQAPADFCASQRPRPVVIGFGPCGIFAALVLAQMGLCPIVLERGKAVRERTKDTWGLWRKSVLNPESNVQFGEGGAGTFSDGKLWSQISDPRHLTRKVLEEFVKAGAPEEILYVGKPHIGTFRLVSMVEKMRAEILALGGDIRFGQKVVDLLVEDAPGGERAAGAAPGGGARRQVRGLVLAGGEQIRTDHVVLALGHSARDTFAMLHSRGVYMEAKPFSVGFRIEHPQSLIDRARFGPNAGNPILGAADYRLVHHAKNGRSVYSFCMCPGGTVVAATSEPERVVTNGMSQYSRAERNANAGIVVGISPQDYRQDRGASGPVSPLDGIAFQRFWESRAYALGGGAYHAPGQLVGDFVAGRHGKAVTREFGSVLPSYKPGVTLTDLAEPGNESLPAEVLAAIREALPAFERQIPGFAMADAVLTGVETRTSSPLRITRGKDYQSLNVAGLYPAGEGAGYAGGIMSAGVDGIEVAEALGARMIAGGSG from the coding sequence ATGCTGAGGATCACCGAACTCCGCCTGCCGCTCGACCATGCGCCGGACGCGCTGCGCCCGGCCATCGCCGCGCGGCTCGGCATCGACGAGGTCGACCTGCTCGGCTTCACCGTGTTCCGGCGCAACTACGACGCGCGCCGCAAGACCGCGATCGTGCTGATCTACACGATCGACTGCGAGGTGGCCGGCGAGGCCGCGGTGCTGGCGCGCTTAGCCGACGACCGCCACGTTCGCCCCGCGCCCGATACCCGCTACCGGCTTGTCGCGCAGGCGCCGGCCGACTTCTGCGCGTCGCAGCGGCCGCGGCCGGTGGTGATCGGCTTCGGGCCCTGCGGCATCTTCGCGGCGCTGGTGCTCGCCCAGATGGGCTTGTGCCCGATCGTGCTCGAGCGCGGCAAGGCGGTGCGCGAGCGCACGAAGGACACCTGGGGGCTGTGGCGAAAGAGCGTGCTGAATCCGGAGTCGAACGTGCAGTTCGGAGAAGGCGGCGCAGGCACCTTCTCCGACGGCAAGCTGTGGAGCCAGATCAGCGACCCGCGGCATCTCACTCGAAAGGTGCTCGAGGAGTTCGTGAAGGCCGGCGCGCCCGAGGAGATCCTCTACGTCGGCAAGCCGCACATCGGCACCTTCCGCCTGGTCAGCATGGTCGAGAAGATGCGCGCCGAGATCCTCGCGCTCGGCGGCGACATCCGCTTCGGGCAGAAGGTCGTCGACCTGCTGGTCGAGGATGCCCCCGGCGGCGAGCGCGCCGCTGGCGCGGCGCCCGGCGGGGGCGCGCGCCGGCAGGTCCGCGGCCTCGTGCTGGCCGGCGGCGAGCAGATCCGCACCGACCACGTGGTGCTGGCGCTCGGCCACAGCGCGCGCGACACCTTCGCGATGCTGCATTCGCGCGGCGTCTACATGGAGGCCAAGCCCTTCTCGGTGGGCTTCCGTATCGAGCATCCGCAGAGCCTGATCGACCGTGCGCGCTTCGGCCCGAACGCCGGGAATCCGATCCTCGGCGCGGCCGACTACAGGCTTGTGCACCACGCGAAGAACGGCCGCTCGGTCTACAGCTTCTGCATGTGCCCGGGCGGCACCGTGGTGGCCGCCACCTCGGAGCCCGAGCGGGTGGTCACCAACGGCATGAGCCAGTACTCGCGCGCCGAGCGCAACGCGAACGCAGGCATCGTCGTGGGCATCTCGCCCCAGGACTACCGCCAGGATCGCGGCGCGAGCGGGCCGGTGTCGCCGCTCGACGGCATCGCCTTCCAGCGCTTCTGGGAGTCGCGCGCCTATGCGCTGGGCGGGGGCGCCTATCACGCGCCCGGCCAGCTCGTCGGCGACTTCGTGGCCGGACGTCACGGCAAGGCGGTCACGCGCGAGTTCGGCAGCGTGCTGCCCTCGTACAAGCCCGGCGTGACGCTGACCGACCTGGCCGAGCCGGGCAACGAGAGCCTGCCGGCCGAAGTGCTGGCCGCGATCCGCGAGGCGCTGCCGGCCTTCGAGCGCCAGATCCCCGGCTTCGCGATGGCCGACGCGGTGCTGACCGGCGTGGAGACCCGCACCTCGTCGCCGTTGCGGATCACGCGCGGCAAGGACTACCAGAGCCTGAACGTGGCGGGGCTGTACCCGGCGGGCGAGGGCGCCGGCTACGCAGGCGGCATCATGTCCGCGGGCGTGGACGGCATCGAGGTGGCGGAGGCGCTCGGCGCGCGGATGATCGCCGGCGGGTCAGGCTAG
- the phoR gene encoding phosphate regulon sensor histidine kinase PhoR: MAFFLRYLAAIVAILAVGLLLERFARPGLAFWWMATAFGLQSLLSAAHLAQLNHWTALPRNRELPAGMGPWRGTFDRLARFVRQEADARAEMLGELERIHAAVDRLPDGLVVLDRFDHVVWSNVAAQELHGIFGARRPIHHFIRQPEFHAMLASGEAAQPIRLTLPGRPGRIYELRLQGAQRDQRLLITRDITEHARLDAMRSDFVANVSHEIRTPVTVIAGFAETLLTLDLDERERRTYLESILRQSSTMQRLVEDLLTLSTLEASIDRPPDDETVDVHEMLRALVDEAKVLSNGRHAFELELLGPRRVDGIAAELESAARNLLTNAIRYTPDGGRISVSWSVHDGEGWISVRDTGIGIAPEHLPRIAERFYRVDRGRSRETGGTGLGLAITKRIMLRHQGSLHVASELGKGSTFSLRLPAARLRADDAGAT; the protein is encoded by the coding sequence TTGGCCTTCTTCCTCCGCTATCTCGCCGCGATCGTCGCCATCCTGGCGGTCGGGCTGCTGCTGGAGCGCTTCGCGCGGCCGGGCCTGGCGTTCTGGTGGATGGCCACGGCCTTCGGCCTGCAGTCGCTGCTGTCGGCGGCGCACCTGGCACAGCTGAACCACTGGACCGCGCTGCCGCGCAATCGCGAGTTGCCGGCCGGCATGGGCCCCTGGCGCGGCACCTTCGACCGCCTGGCACGCTTCGTCCGGCAGGAAGCCGACGCGCGCGCCGAGATGCTCGGCGAGCTCGAGCGCATCCACGCCGCGGTCGACCGCCTGCCCGACGGCCTGGTCGTGCTCGACCGCTTCGACCACGTCGTGTGGAGCAACGTCGCCGCGCAGGAACTGCACGGCATCTTCGGCGCGCGGCGGCCGATCCACCACTTCATCCGGCAGCCCGAGTTCCACGCGATGCTGGCCTCGGGCGAGGCGGCGCAGCCGATCCGGCTGACGCTGCCGGGCCGCCCCGGGCGCATCTACGAATTGCGCCTGCAGGGTGCGCAGCGCGACCAGCGCCTGCTGATCACCCGTGACATCACCGAGCACGCGCGGCTCGACGCGATGCGCAGCGACTTCGTGGCCAACGTTTCGCACGAGATCCGCACGCCGGTCACCGTGATCGCCGGCTTCGCCGAGACCCTGCTCACGCTGGATCTCGACGAACGCGAGCGCAGGACCTACCTGGAGTCGATCCTGCGCCAGAGTTCGACGATGCAGCGGCTGGTCGAGGACCTGCTCACGCTGTCCACGCTCGAGGCCAGCATCGACCGCCCGCCCGACGACGAAACCGTCGACGTGCACGAGATGCTTCGCGCGCTGGTCGACGAGGCGAAGGTGCTGTCGAACGGGCGGCACGCCTTCGAGCTCGAGCTGCTCGGACCCAGGCGGGTCGACGGGATCGCCGCCGAGCTGGAGAGCGCCGCCCGCAACCTGCTGACCAACGCGATCCGCTACACGCCCGACGGCGGCAGGATCTCGGTCAGCTGGTCGGTGCACGACGGCGAGGGCTGGATCAGCGTCCGCGACACCGGCATCGGCATCGCGCCGGAGCACCTGCCCCGGATCGCCGAGCGCTTCTACAGGGTGGACCGCGGCCGATCGCGCGAAACCGGCGGCACCGGACTGGGCCTGGCGATCACCAAGCGGATCATGCTGCGCCACCAGGGCTCGCTGCACGTGGCCAGCGAGCTCGGCAAGGGCAGCACCTTCTCGCTGCGGCTGCCCGCCGCGCGGCTGCGCGCCGACGACGCCGGGGCGACGTAG
- the thpR gene encoding RNA 2',3'-cyclic phosphodiesterase, with the protein MAEPTASRFFVALRPDPIAARRLGQLAADLARQCRGRPLAARDLHLTLAFIGELPFSEGDRLAALLAGLPERNPGFAMDEIGRFGPALLWAGPEEQPVWLAEMVAAVRERLSGGKVKFDRRPFKAHLTLVRNARDRVGVERAVRHLHAKHACPVSHWRLIVGGSHPDPSPERRYLWRKLPAAAGGADAP; encoded by the coding sequence ATGGCCGAACCGACCGCTTCGCGCTTCTTCGTCGCGCTGCGTCCCGACCCGATCGCCGCGAGGCGGCTCGGGCAGCTGGCGGCCGACCTCGCGCGGCAATGCCGCGGCAGGCCGCTCGCCGCGCGCGACCTGCACCTGACGCTCGCCTTCATCGGCGAACTGCCGTTCTCCGAGGGCGATCGCCTCGCCGCGCTGCTTGCCGGCCTGCCCGAACGCAACCCAGGCTTCGCGATGGACGAGATCGGGCGCTTCGGCCCGGCGCTGCTGTGGGCGGGCCCGGAGGAACAGCCCGTCTGGCTCGCGGAGATGGTCGCCGCGGTTCGCGAGCGCCTGAGCGGGGGGAAGGTGAAGTTCGACCGCCGCCCCTTCAAGGCGCACCTGACGCTGGTGCGCAACGCGCGCGACCGGGTCGGCGTCGAGCGGGCCGTCCGCCATCTGCACGCGAAGCACGCCTGCCCGGTCTCGCACTGGCGGCTGATCGTCGGCGGCTCTCATCCCGATCCATCTCCCGAGCGGCGCTACCTGTGGCGCAAGCTGCCGGCCGCGGCCGGCGGCGCCGACGCTCCGTGA
- the pstB gene encoding phosphate ABC transporter ATP-binding protein PstB → MNATVQTPPPTSAARPANAGAAATEVPAALQVRNLSFFYGRFQGLKDVSLDIARNKVTAFIGPSGCGKSTLLRTFNRMFDLYPGQRAEGEILFNGRNILDPKQDVNLLRAKVGMVFQKPTPFPMTIFENIAFGVRLYESLSKAEMEERVEWALRKAALWEEVKTKLDQSGLSLSGGQQQRLCIARMVAVKPEVLLLDEPTSALDPISTAKIEELVNELKSEYTIAIVTHNMQQAARISDYTAYMYLGELVEFGQTDQIFVKPKKKATEDYITGRFG, encoded by the coding sequence ATGAACGCCACCGTCCAGACCCCGCCGCCGACGTCCGCGGCCCGCCCCGCGAACGCGGGCGCCGCGGCGACCGAGGTTCCCGCCGCGCTGCAGGTGCGCAACCTGTCGTTCTTCTACGGCCGCTTCCAGGGCCTGAAGGACGTGTCGCTCGACATCGCGCGCAACAAGGTCACCGCCTTCATCGGCCCGTCGGGCTGCGGCAAGTCCACGCTGCTGCGCACCTTCAACCGGATGTTCGACCTGTACCCGGGCCAGCGTGCCGAGGGCGAGATCCTGTTCAACGGCCGCAACATCCTCGACCCGAAGCAGGACGTCAACCTGCTGCGCGCCAAGGTCGGCATGGTGTTCCAGAAGCCCACCCCGTTCCCGATGACGATCTTCGAGAACATCGCCTTCGGCGTGCGGCTCTACGAGAGCCTGTCCAAGGCCGAGATGGAGGAGCGGGTCGAGTGGGCGCTGCGCAAGGCGGCCCTCTGGGAAGAGGTCAAGACCAAGCTCGACCAGAGCGGCCTGAGCCTGTCGGGCGGGCAGCAGCAGCGGCTGTGCATCGCGAGGATGGTGGCGGTCAAGCCCGAGGTGCTGCTGCTCGACGAGCCGACCAGCGCGCTGGACCCGATCTCGACAGCGAAGATCGAGGAACTGGTCAACGAGCTGAAATCCGAGTACACGATCGCGATCGTCACCCACAACATGCAGCAGGCGGCGCGGATTTCCGACTACACCGCCTACATGTATCTCGGGGAACTGGTCGAGTTCGGGCAGACTGACCAGATCTTCGTGAAGCCGAAGAAGAAGGCGACCGAGGACTACATCACCGGACGGTTCGGCTGA
- the phoU gene encoding phosphate signaling complex protein PhoU: MVQDHTLKKFDTDIEALRSVVTTMGGLVERQFIRSVDAIRLGDLGIVAQVLADENRVNQLHMESDLRCHQTIARQQPIAIDLREIIAIIHTNNDLERIGDEAKKIAMKTRDLQNAQAPIAMDRIERMATVVADMVRAAIDAFVRHDIRAAAALGERDVEVDGLRDTLTADLIAVMKERPATISSALALIFVVQSIERVGDHARNIAEYVVNVVEGVDLRHATPEEIARIAAGG, translated from the coding sequence ATGGTTCAGGACCACACCCTCAAGAAATTCGATACCGACATCGAGGCGCTGCGCAGCGTCGTCACCACGATGGGCGGGCTGGTCGAGCGGCAGTTCATCCGCTCGGTCGACGCGATCCGCCTGGGCGACCTGGGCATCGTCGCCCAGGTGCTGGCCGACGAGAACCGCGTCAACCAGCTGCACATGGAGTCCGACCTGCGCTGCCACCAGACGATCGCGCGGCAGCAGCCGATCGCGATCGACCTGCGCGAGATCATCGCGATCATCCACACGAACAACGACCTCGAGCGCATCGGCGACGAGGCCAAGAAGATCGCGATGAAGACCCGCGACCTGCAGAACGCGCAGGCGCCGATCGCGATGGATCGGATCGAGCGGATGGCCACGGTGGTCGCCGACATGGTCAGGGCAGCGATCGACGCCTTCGTGCGCCACGACATCCGGGCGGCGGCCGCGCTGGGCGAGCGCGACGTCGAGGTCGATGGCCTGCGCGACACGCTCACCGCCGACCTGATCGCGGTGATGAAGGAGCGGCCGGCCACGATCTCCTCGGCGCTGGCGCTGATCTTCGTGGTGCAGTCGATCGAGCGGGTCGGCGACCACGCGCGCAACATCGCCGAGTACGTGGTCAACGTGGTCGAGGGTGTGGACCTTCGCCACGCCACGCCCGAGGAAATCGCCCGGATCGCGGCCGGGGGCTGA